The Ensifer adhaerens genome contains a region encoding:
- a CDS encoding MFS transporter, whose translation MANVSIDPIASRDPISLVVCATACQVIGGLVPQMSPFVVAGLIDGLALSERDAGVVASAELLALAATATLIAPILPRVSYRRAGLFAVLLTLAAQAASITADGWAMLVLLRALAGIGEGALYAMSLSIVASHSRNPEKIFGYFQLVWAIGSVALFSVGGEVAAAYAHRGVFALIAGLTLTFSPLLFLLPNLRALRQAETRAMPSVPLLGSILFAAIVLYVAVSAGLFAFSGPMGERIGLDTAAVGYILTVSTVVGLAGAGAATALNVRWGRAIPISVFCLGYVLVALALCLWKDPVAYSVAIIVSAVLYYFSLPYLFGLAAALDHSGRWAAAAGSAYLLGFAAGPIFAGVVIAASGYASLAGVCVAMTVAAWALAMFVVGRAFAARGLVGRLGRSAT comes from the coding sequence ATGGCCAATGTTTCAATCGACCCCATCGCGTCCCGCGATCCGATTTCACTCGTGGTGTGTGCAACAGCCTGTCAGGTGATCGGCGGCCTCGTTCCCCAAATGTCGCCCTTCGTTGTTGCCGGACTGATTGACGGTCTCGCATTGTCCGAGCGCGACGCCGGCGTCGTAGCCTCTGCCGAGCTTCTGGCGTTGGCCGCCACCGCGACTTTGATCGCGCCCATCTTGCCGCGCGTGTCCTACCGCCGCGCTGGTCTGTTCGCGGTCTTGCTAACCTTGGCGGCCCAGGCTGCATCAATCACTGCCGATGGATGGGCCATGCTTGTCCTGCTCCGGGCGCTGGCAGGCATCGGGGAAGGTGCGCTCTATGCCATGTCGCTCAGCATCGTCGCCTCTCATAGCCGCAATCCGGAAAAGATCTTTGGCTACTTCCAGCTTGTCTGGGCGATTGGCAGCGTGGCGCTGTTCAGCGTCGGCGGTGAAGTAGCTGCAGCCTATGCGCATAGAGGCGTTTTCGCTCTCATCGCGGGCCTGACGCTGACATTTTCACCACTTCTGTTTCTCCTCCCGAATCTTCGAGCCTTGAGGCAGGCTGAGACCCGGGCGATGCCGTCCGTCCCACTGCTCGGAAGCATACTGTTTGCCGCGATCGTTCTTTACGTGGCAGTCTCTGCCGGCCTCTTTGCGTTCAGCGGCCCAATGGGCGAGCGTATCGGTCTGGACACGGCCGCGGTGGGGTACATCCTCACGGTGTCCACTGTCGTGGGCCTTGCCGGGGCGGGCGCGGCCACTGCACTTAATGTCCGCTGGGGACGAGCAATCCCGATCTCCGTGTTCTGCCTTGGCTACGTGCTCGTCGCACTCGCCCTTTGCCTTTGGAAAGATCCGGTGGCGTACAGCGTCGCAATCATTGTCTCGGCCGTCCTATACTACTTTTCGCTTCCGTATCTGTTCGGTTTGGCGGCGGCGCTGGACCACAGCGGGCGTTGGGCGGCCGCAGCCGGGTCTGCGTACCTGCTCGGATTTGCAGCTGGGCCGATCTTTGCAGGGGTAGTTATTGCCGCTTCGGGATACGCAAGCCTCGCAGGGGTGTGTGTCGCCATGACGGTAGCCGCATGGGCGCTCGCCATGTTCGTCGTCGGTCGAGCGTTTGCAGCACGAGGCCTGGTCGGTAGGCTTGGCCGTTCGGCGACATAG
- a CDS encoding PAS domain-containing sensor histidine kinase, whose amino-acid sequence MSNDDGLTKCAPFHENTRNTAALALDLLENIPGHVWSMDPAGRFIYRNRSMDAYFGVGLCDHGAWLERVHRDDQRYVAASWRESMEAGQPFDNAHRLRGVDGEFRWFRASGRPTRDPRGHVAGWHGQTIDIEHQKRAEESLRARSLELSLLVDMVPSNLWRLTPDGTTTLVNKRMADYLGLDLSNVSDVASVMDTIFHPDDADAVFAELTRCLATGERFSMRYRLLRADGMYRWMSGRAEPMRDQDGNIVQWFGLCHDIEDQVQTTAALRRSAEKLAQATQAANLSQLSASIAHEVNQPLAAIATDTDACLRWLSADPPNIERGKLAAERITQDIVAAAEVISRIRALFKHQPQARTVEDVNRLVHEVLDLMSDEIAATTTRIDMNLDPRLPKVSLDRVQVQQVLVNLIRNGIQAMDATNPLRSLKIMSNCERPGTIRISVEDVGSGFKDPERVFEPFFTTKSNGMGMGLPICRSIVEAHGGRLWVTNNDAFGATVAFTLPVA is encoded by the coding sequence ATGTCCAACGACGATGGACTGACGAAATGCGCCCCTTTTCACGAAAACACCCGTAATACCGCCGCGCTCGCGCTTGATCTCCTCGAGAATATACCTGGCCACGTTTGGTCAATGGATCCGGCGGGCCGATTCATCTATCGCAATCGGAGCATGGACGCCTACTTCGGCGTCGGCCTGTGTGACCACGGCGCATGGCTCGAGCGTGTCCATAGAGATGATCAGCGCTATGTAGCTGCAAGCTGGCGGGAGAGCATGGAGGCGGGTCAACCATTCGACAATGCCCATCGCCTGCGTGGGGTGGACGGCGAGTTTCGCTGGTTTCGTGCTTCGGGGAGACCCACAAGGGACCCACGCGGCCACGTCGCTGGATGGCATGGTCAGACCATCGACATCGAACACCAAAAGAGGGCCGAGGAGAGCTTGCGCGCACGGTCGCTCGAGTTGTCCCTGCTGGTCGACATGGTTCCGAGCAATCTATGGCGATTGACACCTGACGGCACCACGACGCTGGTCAACAAACGCATGGCAGACTACCTGGGCCTTGATCTTTCAAACGTGAGTGACGTTGCGTCCGTCATGGACACGATCTTTCATCCCGATGACGCTGACGCCGTTTTTGCCGAGCTAACCCGTTGCCTTGCGACTGGGGAACGATTTTCGATGAGATATCGGTTACTTCGTGCGGATGGCATGTACCGCTGGATGTCCGGTCGCGCGGAGCCGATGCGAGACCAGGATGGCAATATCGTCCAATGGTTCGGGCTTTGCCACGATATAGAAGACCAGGTGCAGACAACGGCCGCCTTGCGCCGATCCGCCGAGAAACTCGCTCAGGCAACGCAGGCGGCGAACCTGTCGCAGCTTTCCGCCTCGATCGCACACGAAGTCAACCAGCCGCTGGCAGCAATCGCCACGGATACCGACGCATGCCTGCGCTGGCTTTCGGCCGATCCGCCAAACATCGAGCGAGGGAAGCTTGCGGCAGAGCGCATTACCCAGGATATTGTGGCAGCAGCCGAAGTTATCAGTCGCATCCGCGCACTCTTCAAACACCAGCCGCAGGCGCGGACGGTCGAAGATGTAAACCGCCTCGTCCACGAGGTGCTTGACCTCATGTCGGACGAAATAGCGGCAACGACGACCCGCATCGACATGAACCTCGACCCGCGTCTTCCGAAGGTTTCGCTCGATCGGGTGCAGGTCCAGCAGGTTCTGGTAAACCTCATCCGCAACGGCATCCAGGCCATGGACGCGACGAACCCTCTGCGTTCGCTGAAGATCATGTCCAACTGTGAGCGCCCCGGTACCATCCGGATCTCCGTCGAGGACGTCGGAAGCGGTTTCAAGGATCCCGAGCGCGTGTTCGAACCATTCTTCACGACCAAGAGCAACGGCATGGGAATGGGGCTTCCGATCTGCCGATCGATCGTTGAAGCCCATGGCGGCCGTCTCTGGGTCACCAACAACGACGCTTTCGGCGCGACGGTCGCGTTCACTCTGCCCGTCGCCTGA
- a CDS encoding cupin domain-containing protein, with the protein MRRLASGLLLATLITGPAAASDEPYNAKVTVVFDHALPNVPGKSMRGVLVEYGPGGHNPSHTHPKSAFIYATVIEGSIKSQINDGPVKVYKTGENWIEVPGDHHRVSANASDSEPAKILAVFVLDTTETKMVLPAK; encoded by the coding sequence ATGCGAAGATTAGCGAGTGGCCTGCTGCTTGCGACGCTGATCACAGGACCGGCGGCGGCCTCCGACGAGCCCTACAATGCCAAGGTCACAGTGGTGTTCGATCACGCACTTCCGAATGTGCCCGGCAAGAGTATGCGCGGCGTTCTGGTCGAATACGGCCCGGGTGGCCATAACCCGTCACACACGCACCCCAAGAGCGCGTTTATCTACGCGACGGTGATCGAGGGCAGCATCAAGAGCCAGATCAACGACGGTCCTGTCAAAGTCTACAAGACCGGTGAGAACTGGATCGAAGTCCCGGGTGATCATCACCGCGTAAGCGCGAACGCCAGCGACAGCGAGCCGGCGAAGATCCTGGCCGTTTTCGTTCTCGACACCACCGAAACGAAGATGGTGTTACCCGCGAAGTAA
- a CDS encoding SDR family oxidoreductase, giving the protein MKIVIIGGTGRIGSKVAERLRSKGHDVVQSAPSTGVDTLTGEGLADVLAGAQVVLDVSNSPSFEPSAVLSFFERSTSNLLKAELAAGVGHHVALSIVGIERSPDNGYFRAKVAQEDLIKRGGVPYTIVRSTQFLEFLGGIADEAMVDNTARVSSGAFQPIAADDVATFVAEATIGKPESQTIEIAGPEKKPMSDFISEYLAAVGDSSKVVADPDAKYFGSRVDDQSLVPLGPAKLGKLDFRTWNAQQSQAAA; this is encoded by the coding sequence ATGAAAATCGTCATTATCGGCGGCACCGGCCGCATCGGGTCAAAGGTTGCAGAGCGCCTCAGAAGTAAGGGTCACGACGTTGTGCAGTCGGCGCCGTCCACGGGCGTCGATACGCTCACGGGCGAAGGATTGGCCGATGTGCTCGCCGGCGCCCAGGTGGTGCTCGACGTCAGCAACTCGCCCTCCTTCGAACCGAGCGCCGTTCTCTCGTTCTTCGAACGGTCGACCTCGAACCTGCTCAAGGCGGAACTGGCGGCCGGTGTCGGCCACCACGTTGCGCTCTCCATCGTCGGTATCGAACGGTCGCCCGACAATGGCTATTTCCGTGCGAAAGTCGCACAGGAAGACCTGATCAAAAGGGGCGGCGTTCCCTACACCATTGTGAGGTCGACGCAGTTCCTGGAGTTCCTCGGCGGCATTGCCGATGAGGCAATGGTCGACAATACGGCCCGTGTCTCGTCGGGCGCGTTCCAGCCCATCGCAGCAGACGACGTCGCGACTTTTGTTGCAGAAGCGACGATCGGCAAACCTGAGAGCCAAACGATCGAGATCGCCGGTCCTGAAAAGAAGCCCATGAGCGATTTCATTTCAGAGTATCTAGCAGCTGTCGGCGATAGCAGTAAGGTTGTTGCCGACCCCGACGCCAAGTACTTCGGCTCGCGCGTCGACGATCAGTCGCTGGTTCCCCTTGGACCCGCCAAGCTGGGTAAACTGGACTTCAGGACCTGGAATGCTCAACAATCTCAGGCCGCCGCATGA
- a CDS encoding carboxymuconolactone decarboxylase family protein has translation MTQRFNYSQLSPGMVKAMMALGNEIRNGSIEETILILVDMRASQMNGCAFCIDMHAKEAIINGERPLRLFHIAAWREAPLFSPRERAALAWTEALTKLPDGGVPDEIYERVRSELSEKEISDLTFRIMAINAWNRMSIAARTVPGSADKAYGLDKAGL, from the coding sequence ATGACCCAGCGGTTCAATTACTCCCAGCTTTCGCCCGGCATGGTCAAAGCCATGATGGCGCTCGGCAACGAGATCAGGAACGGCTCGATCGAGGAGACCATACTGATCCTTGTCGACATGCGGGCATCCCAGATGAACGGATGTGCGTTCTGCATCGATATGCATGCGAAGGAAGCGATCATCAACGGCGAGCGCCCGCTGCGGCTCTTCCACATCGCGGCCTGGCGTGAAGCCCCGTTGTTCTCTCCGCGCGAGCGGGCCGCGCTCGCCTGGACAGAGGCGCTGACCAAGCTCCCGGACGGCGGTGTTCCCGACGAAATCTATGAAAGGGTGAGGAGCGAACTGTCCGAGAAGGAGATTTCCGATCTCACATTCCGGATCATGGCGATCAATGCCTGGAACCGCATGAGTATCGCTGCCCGCACCGTTCCCGGTTCCGCCGACAAGGCCTACGGGCTGGACAAGG